In Nostoc sp. KVJ3, one DNA window encodes the following:
- the mobF gene encoding MobF family relaxase produces the protein MLTAANVSSEMAVNYFIKNYYHQGKSLWNGQGAKKLGLSGAVDDEDAFKNIIEGLTPDGREVLNARVVKEKGKGERRAALDCTFSAPKSVSLMALVGGDTRLIDAHHQALKETLELIEQRYAYTRVTDDNKRHRVKTGNLVVAQFDHIESRDLDPHLHTHCLLMNMTQTPDGRWLSLGNNEIFANKKFLGMAYQSSLAREVQKLGYETELRLHGQFDIKGFKFEDLEAFSKRRQQIIASSGANSTWAEREKIWDDTRQRKEKLPESELKAYWVEEAAALGITFVKPGEAWENVPANDLNLSHVLNLAIAHCSERNVAFTQEDLEKFVLEERLATDVTAIEPLIKSHQELIGLPGLTHQFTTMTAVRRELATIELMQQTQGNVNPISHPEVVESLLENTLLNKGQREAVELAATTSDQFIAWQGVAGAGKTFALKELKAIARDAGYTIIGFAPSSSAAKVLSEELKIQSETVARLLVSEPPPQIEPNQIWIVDEAGLLSAKDAHALLQRATLLKARVILVGDTRQLSAVSAGNPFKSLQQAGIKTAHLNESLRQKDPQLN, from the coding sequence ATGCTAACAGCGGCTAACGTGTCCTCAGAGATGGCGGTGAACTACTTCATCAAGAATTACTATCACCAAGGAAAGTCGCTTTGGAATGGTCAAGGTGCTAAAAAGTTGGGGTTGTCAGGGGCAGTCGATGACGAAGACGCTTTTAAAAATATCATTGAGGGGCTTACGCCTGATGGTCGTGAGGTATTGAATGCCAGAGTAGTCAAAGAAAAGGGGAAAGGAGAACGCAGAGCCGCATTAGACTGTACATTTTCTGCGCCCAAAAGTGTAAGCTTGATGGCATTGGTGGGTGGGGATACACGGTTAATCGATGCCCATCATCAGGCGCTAAAAGAAACCCTGGAGCTAATAGAGCAGCGTTACGCCTATACCAGAGTGACAGACGATAACAAGAGACATAGGGTTAAGACTGGTAACTTGGTCGTCGCGCAGTTCGATCACATCGAAAGTCGGGATTTAGACCCACATCTGCACACCCATTGTTTGCTGATGAACATGACCCAAACTCCAGATGGTAGGTGGTTGAGTTTGGGCAATAATGAAATATTCGCCAATAAGAAATTCTTGGGGATGGCATACCAAAGCTCTCTGGCGCGTGAGGTGCAGAAGCTTGGCTACGAGACAGAGCTTCGTTTACATGGGCAGTTTGATATAAAAGGGTTTAAATTCGAGGATTTAGAGGCATTTTCTAAGCGGCGACAGCAAATCATCGCCTCATCTGGTGCTAATTCGACTTGGGCCGAACGTGAAAAAATTTGGGATGATACCCGCCAGCGTAAGGAAAAGTTACCAGAGTCAGAGTTAAAAGCTTACTGGGTTGAAGAAGCAGCGGCGCTAGGAATTACCTTTGTCAAACCTGGGGAAGCTTGGGAGAATGTACCAGCCAATGATTTGAATTTGAGTCACGTTTTGAATTTAGCGATCGCTCACTGCTCAGAAAGGAATGTAGCATTTACCCAGGAAGACTTAGAAAAATTCGTCCTAGAAGAACGTTTAGCCACTGATGTAACAGCCATTGAGCCATTGATAAAATCCCACCAGGAGTTAATCGGCTTGCCAGGTTTAACTCATCAATTTACAACGATGACAGCAGTCCGGCGGGAGTTGGCGACAATAGAGTTAATGCAGCAGACACAAGGCAACGTTAACCCAATTTCGCACCCGGAAGTAGTTGAAAGCCTTTTGGAGAATACTTTACTGAACAAAGGGCAACGGGAAGCGGTAGAATTAGCTGCAACTACATCTGACCAATTCATTGCATGGCAGGGAGTAGCTGGTGCTGGGAAAACTTTTGCTCTTAAAGAACTCAAAGCGATCGCAAGGGATGCCGGCTACACTATTATTGGCTTCGCCCCTAGTTCCTCTGCTGCTAAGGTTTTGAGCGAAGAGTTAAAAATTCAGTCTGAGACTGTTGCTCGATTACTGGTTTCGGAACCACCACCACAGATTGAACCAAATCAAATCTGGATTGTGGACGAAGCGGGTTTACTCAGTGCTAAGGATGCCCATGCACTCCTACAAAGAGCAACCTTACTTAAAGCTAGGGTGATTTTAGTCGGTGACACTCGGCAGTTGTCAGCAGTATCAGCAGGTAATCCCTTCAAATCCTTGCAGCAAGCAGGAATTAAAACCGCACACCTCAATGAATCGTTGCGCCAAAAAGACCCTCAACTAAATTAG